The genomic segment ggttaccacatttttttttttttgtttaaagttgCGTCAACCCAAAGGTAGGGTAGACAATTTGGCCCATCAAAAGATGTAAAGCGCCAACTCCaggttaccacatttgattttgaacatttgaatgttgccatttacatataaaaattcatgTGGCAGcaaccaatttatcagctgcttacgtacATGTTTACATACAAATGTGTGTGTTTGAACCGCACTCaaattcatatatgtatgttgttgcaatttcaacaaaaaacctCCCCTTCGTATTTAATAAATtatgaaacacaaaactatttaaaaaaacgAATTCtggttttatttgtaaaaatatttagattttgtggtatttttgttattataagTTAAATGTACACAAATTTCCGAAAGCCTttgccagcatcttccacttgtattaaaaataatgttgttgtaatagcAAGACAAGCAAGCAAGCACAACACTTTCACAATCTTTATTATTCCGTACAATAGTTTGTtatgaaagaaacatttattttttatttattttattgggtttcccaaaaagtatttgcggatttttcatatagtcggcgttgacaaattttttcacagcttgtggctctgtaattgcattctttcttctgtcagttatcggctgttacttttagcttgctttagaaaaaagtgtaaaaacagtatatttgattaaagttcattctaagttttattaaaaatgcatttactttcttttaaaaaatccgcaattcattttgggcaacccaatagaagtatatttatatacaaatggtttcttatttatgcatccacagtaagtacatgtgagcaagatcactaacactaacaaacacttacaattagaagtttggcgatcgcgtttattttacaTAAGAAAACGACTTGTTGCGCAGCAACTGTGATTGTGCTCTTCTTGGGTGtcatgaaatgtaaattttcactagatgaaaaaacaagttatagcgaaatgaaaatttttcatctATATTTTCCTCTTATttcttttatatggagtttcaccgcgAAACCCGAATATAGAACCAACCTTTATTTGAAAAATGATTCGATTTTGTAGTATTATCTTTGGTATAAGTTAAATAAGAACAACTTTCCAAAAGTCTTTGCCAGCATCTTccaattgtataaaaataatgttgttgtaatagcaagaccaaaagcacaacactTTCTTCCACAATCGTTATTTCTTCGTACAGATTTATTGCAATAGCTTGTtatgaaagaaacatttattttttattaattttaaaagcatatttattcatatttttatacaaatagttccttatttatgcatccacaatttttttttccgccccgagtaagtacatgtgagcaagaccactaacaaacacttagttacaattagaagttttggcgatcgcgtttatttacGTAAGTGTAAAGTGTAAAGCGAAAgtgtaaattaatatatcttggtaCCAACCTTCACCTGCAAATGAAGGTTAAGGATCTGTATCATGTGCTCGAATCTCCGTACAATCAAATGTAGAGATTCAGTCTGGGTCCAGCGCCTTGACGCTGCGGTAACATTTGTAACTTCCTCCACGGCAGATTGTTATGGTTTTCAAAGGCTCGATGATCTCGGATACAACGAATGGTACCCCTCCTTGCATTGTCTCTCTCGCGATGCTCAGCAAATTagggcgcatctcttcggatcagtcccTGTTACGTTGCCAAAGGTGATTGTCTTGTCTTGTTACTCCACCTGCAGGGGCTCGAAAATGACTTAAAACCTAGTACTAacttcattcgcagcgaaaatgcATATAAAATTATTATGAATTCCACGGACTCTATTCTTTGCCAGAACACAAAAGTCACCCAGGAACAccatggttgaattaagaagCTTGGGTCAGGGGTTCACTAAAGAAGGTTAGCTTACTtgcccagctgatggaattgtCGAACTctagagttgtatccaaatcccacaagaacgtcaaatgctttgattggattttaaattttttcacatttatgattataaacgtctaaattataaattgaaccaattaaaatataaaaaaaggaacaaaaagtgaaaaagtTCAAACAGATTATTTGACGTTCAGGTGGGGTTTGGAAACAACTCTGGGGTGTGACAATTTCATCAGCTGGGCAAGTGAGCCAACCTTGTTAATTCAACCATGAAAGGGTTTTTGTGTGACAACAACTTTTCTGAGCGATGGCAACTCTTACCAAAGCATGCTTTGTTTActgtttacaataaaaaaaaaaaaataaattaataaagtaaataaattaaatacaaataaCATAACTAAATTGGTCGAAATGGCAGGTCGCGGAAGAGGTGTCAAAACTGGGTCTTTAACGCAGGAGCAATTACAAACACTGGGATGCGTGGGCAAAGACATGCCGCAAGTAGCTCAAGCACCCCCACCTACTTTTCCACCTTTAATGTCCAAGCCGGTTACGATTGAAGTAAGTCGGCAAACAATAGAATGAATCTCGCACTAGCCCAATTGACTAAACCCTTGATTACAGACAACTGCATCCCAAAACTATCAAATACTTTGGAAAGAAGATTTTCTGACACACATGCGAGATTCCGCCTACTTCCTACAGCCAGCAGACAAGTCGATGGGTAGTAGAAACCCAACACGTTGCAGCAATAAGGGCTTGGTATAGTTGAATTTTTTCCAGAAACCTTAAAACATACTTACATAGACAtctatatttttcttttaagaatggatcaGATTGCATCAAAATGAAGCCCAAAATTGAATTCAATTGGTCATTGATGCCATCAGAATTACAAATGGCGAACAAAAAGCGTCGAGTGAATGCCAGTTCCTTAGTTGctacaaaaaaagcaaaaacaagcaATATTGAAGATCGCTTAAAGGTACTAGAAGAGAAGGAACGTACTGATGATGACACAGATATAGCTAATAGAGCCAATTCTGATTCTGAACAAGAAGCCGAGGAAGAAATCGGCGAAGATGTTGATGATGAAATGGATGACGAAAATGATTATGGCAACGCATACTTTGATAATGGGGAGGCTTACAATGAAGAAGATGATAACCTAGATGATGGCCCAATTTATTAGGTTTGTTTTCTTATATGCAGTTATGCAGGATTTCTTCCATGATCTTTGCTTCTCGTTCTCGTATTGGAAAATACAACGTTttagaactttttttttgccgcaTAAAGCTTTCAAGAGAATCAAACAGGAAGACCTAAAAAAATTGTATCGAATTACCCGTACCGTTGTGAAAGAGTCGAGTTCatcgaattaaattttttgatacatTGTCATATAATCTATAATTTTAACTTTATTCTATGTTTATTTTATATTCAAACCATTCAACTGTAAAGCCATCAGACCCATTTAACATttccattattttttaatttggctatgCAGTGAATTTGCTACTGTGATCAGCATCataattttgattttggcaCTAATCTACAAGACCCGTTTGGATTCAGAGAACTTTCTCGAGAAACCCGTTCCTTTCATATGATTTGGAGCATGGCTTATAGCTTAAAACCAAGTTTTCAGTTTTTACTTCAAGGACGTCGCTGATTGTTACAtacatactagctgacccgggcccgctccgctgcgccttcttttactttatatggaacaaaagtttattttcgccaattaaagatcttttagtgaaattccatgctaacttgaccaacagtttgacaatataagttcctttatctgaagcccacatgatctttattggtatacgaattttagtttggatgtaaggtgtactcccttcttaaaatacttcatttcagcccgatattctcatgatgtctgatttagtggtgttttcgggggagagtagtctcccagatacttggccctgaaaatataccaacatcgtgctcttctctcaaatacaatttatttaaacccgatATTACCATTgggttaagaggagtttacatgatgaggcgtcccccaaacatatggccacaaaataggttatcaaattcgttttctaatctcaaatacctttcatttgaggcacatTATTCCCTTTGGGGAATAAATTTTCCGACcccctttgggggtattttgggaaaggggtagacccccagaaaattggtcccgaaaatgggtacaaattcttgctctaccccccaatacctttcgtttaagctccacattgacatggtcggtaaatatgcccgatttaggggtgttttggggattgtggtggtaccccaaacactaagcccggaaaatatatcagcaacgtgctctattctcatatatctatatatcatttatttgagccccatattgccattgccctcaaaattggatatcaaattcgttttctaatttcatttaaactccttattgcaaaagtcagcaaatatgtttggtttggggtattggccctaaaaactgtgaatatttagttccactctttttaagacccaaattgtcttggtgagcaaatacggtctatttgggggttgttatggtggtgggacgtccgctagacagttggctcttaatgttgatatcagatacgtggtttactcccacttacctttaaattgagccccatatttccatggtcggcaaacatgaccggcttggggggtgctttgggggatgggcggccattcagtgagttggccttgaaaatatatatcggattcgtgttccactttaaaaacccccttatttgagccttatattgcaatagtcagaaaatacttactatttgggtggtgttgtggcagtaaggtggccccatagacacttttccgaatattgacatcaacttatccccaaagacctttcatttgagccccatattgctgtggtcgtaaatttgtcccctttgggggatgtttttggtgagaggcagcaccccaaacacttcgtcccatatatggatatcagattcgtattctacattcaaataccttttatttaagccccatattcccatggtcagtaaataattcctgctttgggggtattttgggaaaggggtggacccccagaaacatggtcccacatttggatatcagattcgtattctactcgcaaatacctttcatttgaggcacatattggcatggtcggtaaatatgcccgaattaggggtgttttgcggcttggggtggtccccctagcacttggtcctacaattggatatcagataagttttcttatcctaaatacctttcatttgagtcccatattgtcgtgattggtctaaatatatgtttggtaggttttaggttggggcagcccccctaggtactccatctgaaatttggatatcaaatttttctttttagggtactataggagagcacacaaaatttcgcttaaatcgcaccacccatctccgagagctggcgtttctgaaaattagtgtaagggggagggtccgccccttcagatatcaaaaaatgtagtaaccaattttcaccacggggtcattatgcaccatctgtgaaaatttcaagaaaatcggttcagccgtttctgagtctataaggaacacacaaacatacaaacaagcacaaattgatttttatatataggatgTAGTTATAGTCAGATTGCGATTTTTAAGTTTTCACAAGTTCAATATTTTCAAGTGTAATCGATTTAGCTGTCTGTTAATAGAACGCCAACTTTGATTCGAAGCCTAGCTTTAGATATAAAGCACgtatagatatagctttcacataaactgatcttccgattgtcGTTTTAAGCCTCTTTAGTTGAGCtgcttatgattttcaacatccatggcaAGTTTGCACCGAATAAGTCCAAAactgatatatgtagctcccgcATATAAGCCTATAGATTTTTTTGGCTTAGCTAGGGGTTTTATATATTTAGGCAAAATCCATGCCAATTATTGACCCAACCCTGCCACTCCGTTtgttaaatatattttcaatgccTATCAATATAAGATAACCACGGAGCAAAGGCAAAAGCACTTTATAAAGTACAACTTTGGTCAACGCTTTGTTGCATAATAATTTTGTTGCACTTTCCGTTCGCATTATGGACAGATTAGACTTAGCCTTAACTAGGCAGCACCGGCACCTTGAGTGCCAGTGACCATAaggttcccgcggcgatcggtcctatagGCCGAAAATGCCTTACTCAGCTATGGGAGCTGGAAGAGGATTGCTACCTTCACATGCAAATATGCGGCTGATACACATCTTTCTCGTCTCTTTCTTACTAAAAGACTTTGCTAGACGATAATTGCCTAATAAATACTTTTCTTACATTATAGATTCGCTGTCCTGGTTATAAACATAGTTACTtgggttttatttcatttatttattttgccgCGTAGGTTATTATTTTGATTAAAGTAAAATTAGCTTAAACACGCAAATACACggaaaaatttaatccaaagaTTGTGGGGGACTGAAGTTCAAGAAGATGACGCCCGTAGTTTTGGCCTGCAAAATGAGAAGTAATCAATCCAGGTTCATTAGTTGAAAACAACTTAAAACTTACAATAGCAATAGTGCCGACCAAAGCTGCAATACCAGCAAACAAAACGGCATTGTATTTAGTATTTTGACGGCTGTGGTGTTCTTTCCAGTCACCCTGGGGTACGGGCAAGTCATTCATGGTGGTTTTTATGCCACTGCCGTGATAAGCAGCACGGGACAAAACTCCggctaaaattatataaaaagatAATACAGACAATAATTAAAAAGATAGACATCAAACAGGTCATGAAAAAATGATCCTCGCCCTAACGGGCAAACAAAATA from the Stomoxys calcitrans chromosome 1, idStoCalc2.1, whole genome shotgun sequence genome contains:
- the LOC106082367 gene encoding DNA-directed RNA polymerase III subunit RPC7-like, which gives rise to MAGRGRGVKTGSLTQEQLQTLGCVGKDMPQVAQAPPPTFPPLMSKPVTIETTASQNYQILWKEDFLTHMRDSAYFLQPADKSMGSRNPTRCSNKGLNGSDCIKMKPKIEFNWSLMPSELQMANKKRRVNASSLVATKKAKTSNIEDRLKVLEEKERTDDDTDIANRANSDSEQEAEEEIGEDVDDEMDDENDYGNAYFDNGEAYNEEDDNLDDGPIY
- the LOC106082370 gene encoding uncharacterized protein LOC106082370, encoding MLAKHIVKQGLLLKNAGVLSRAAYHGSGIKTTMNDLPVPQGDWKEHHSRQNTKYNAVLFAGIAALVGTIAIAKTTGVIFLNFSPPQSLD